Genomic DNA from Gemmatimonadota bacterium:
CACTCGCCGGCAAGTCCAGGCGCAGCCGCACGGAATCGACGGGCGCCGGCGTCACGGGCGCCGGCTCACGCGCCTCGGCGCCGCCGGCCGCGCCCGCAGGGCGGTCGGCGCGCTCGGGCGCACAAGCCAGGGTGAGGAGTGCGGCGGCAACGGTCGCTGCGATGCGGGTGCGTCGTTTCACCAATCCACTTGGGTGTTCAAGAAAGCAACCCCGGGCCGGGAGCCCCCTCCCGGCCCGGGGCGGTATCGAATTTCGCTCGCTTCGCTCCCTCAGTTGACTCCCCTAGCGGCCCCCGCCGCCCCGCCCGTTCGTCGACTTCGGTCGCTTCGCTCCCTCAGTTGACCGTCAGCGTGCCCAGCTCCTGCTCGACCTGGTTGATCGGGCTGAAGACGAAGGTGCTGTTGTCCGAGGTGCCACCCCACAGTATGCCGACCAGCGTGACGGTGGCCGTGCCCGTGAACACCGGCGAGCCGCTGTCGCCGCCGGCGACGCCCGCGGAAACGAAGTGCTGGCAGAGCTGCATGATGTTGGTGCCCAGCACACTCGTGTTGACGCACGTGTTGGTCACCTTCCCCTGGGTCCAGCCGGTGGTGCGGCCGACCTTGTTCACTACCGTGCCCACGACGACGTCGCCCTTGCCGCCGATGCTGAACTCGCCGGTCACGTTCAGGTCGCCGTTGTTGGGCCCGCTTGTCTGGGCGATCGCGCCCAGCTTCGAGTCGGTGCCGCTGCGGTACAGCGCCCGCGAGCTGTCACTGTAGCGGCACTTCTTGCCCCTGGGGCAGACGCCGCCCGTGAAGTACACGGGGTCCTCGACCTCGTCGGCAATGACCGTGGGATCGACGCTGGAGGTGGGCTGGAAGTAGTCCGTCCCCTCCACGCCGCCCTGCTTCTCCGTGCAGTGCGAGTTGGTGATGAAGGAGCGCTCCGTGCCGTCGAACGCGTTGAACCCCAGCGTGCAGAGGAAGCGGCTGAAGTGGATCTGGATGCCGCCGATGGTCGGCCGCCAGCGGTCGCGCAGCGTAGCCGCGAACTGGATGGGCGGCACCACGCTGATCTCGAAGGCATCGCTGGGGATACGCAGCCTGGCCATGACCTGCTCGATCACCGGCTCGAGGCCCGCCTCTTCGACGCCGATCAGCAGCCGGTTATGCGCCTCGTCCAGGTCCGTGAACACCGTGCCGGGCAGCACCAGGACGCCCGGCGTCGATCGCTTGAACCAGCGATCCAGCTCGAGGTAGTCGTAGTCGGCCTCGAGCACCCGCACGTCCGACGGCGCGTAGCCGTGCACGCGCGCGAATGCGCCCAGCACGCGCCGCGCCCGCCCCTCCTGCGCCACATCCTTCAGGTAGACCGTGGGCCGGCCCTCGTCGTCCAGAAAGAGACCGCCGAACCCGGGAATGCTGCGCGCCAGGACGATCGGATCCGTGGACGGCTGCTGGGGCAGCGGCGCGAGCGCGGCCGCCGGCTCGTCGGCCGGCGCCAGCGGTTCGCGGGCATCCTGGCAGGCGGCCGCCAGCACGGCCAGCGCCAGCATGGGGAGCACTACTCGGTTTGGGGCCATACGCACCTCGCGGCAAAGGGTTTGGAGAAACCCGGGGTATGGGGCGGCCCGTGATGGCGCCACCTGCGCCATACCGCGGCCATGCGGTCTCGCGCCCTACAGCCAGTAACCGGTTGCAAAACGGAAAAATCGGCTCCGGCAGCGGGAGCCCGCCGGCGCCGCGCGCGAGAGAACAGAGGAAAGCGCGCGGCACCACGTTAGCGATGCCGCCCCCTGAGCGTCAAGGTCCTTTTTGTCTAGCTGCCCGGGACCGCTGCCAGATTCGCCCCGCCGCTGCCCCGCGTCCTGCAGCCGTGGATGATCCGGCGCCCCCCGCCCCGGCGGATGCCTGAGTACCCTCGGAGTGCCGAGAGAATCGCGCGCCACCGATACAGCCCAATGGATCAGGTCGAGCGGGAGCTGGGCACGCTCAGGGTAGCCGGGTGAGCGGTCACATGCCTTCCAGCCCCAGGTCTGACCGCGCCTGGTCCATGACGGCGGGCGTGATGAGGCTGATGCCGCGCTCGCGCGCGTAGTCCCTGTAGATGCGCTTGACCATGCCGCGCACGAAGGCGGGCACGTTGGCCAGGCGCGTGGCCGCCTCCTCGCTCCAGGCGACGCCGGCGCCGGCGGCGTCGTCGCCCTCGGCAAAGACGTCGGCGCGCCCTTCCGCCAGACTGCTGCGCACCAGCTCGAGCGGCTGCCCGGGCACCGTGCGGCCGCCCACCTTCACGCCCAGACTGCTCACGAGCTGGGTCTCCATAGGGTTGGTGAGCAGCGCGACCTCGCGGCCGCACGCCGGGCAGCCGAAGACAGCCGCCATGGTGCCGTCGCCCGGGATCTGCCGCTCGGCAAATTCCATCACGCGGTCGCAGGGGATGCAGAGGAACTTCATAGGCTCGGGCTGGGGCCGGGGCTCGGCATGGGCGCGGCGAGCTCGTGCTCGAGGCGCTCCGCGAGCTCACGCAGCGCGCGGCCGGCCCCCGCGTCCGCGGCGTCCAGCGCCAGCGGTCTGCCGGCGTCGGTCGTCGAGGCGAGGCGCGGGTCGAAGGGGATCTCGGCCCAGAGCGGGACACCCGCGGCCTCGGCCAGGCGGCGCGCGCCTTCGCCCTCGAACAGCGGCTGGCTTCGTCCGCAGTGCTCGCAGACGTAGGCGGTCATGTTGGCGACCAGGCCCAGGACGCGCACGCCCGCGTTGCGCACCTGGCGTACGGACTTGGCGACCACGAAGCGGGACATCTCGGAGGGCGTGGTCACGAGCAGCACGGCCTCGGGGCGGGGCAGGAGCTCCAGCAGGCGGGCCAGCTTGTCCGTGCCGGGCGGCGTGTCCACCAGCAGGTAATCCAGTGCGCCCCACTCGGTGTCAGCCAGGAACTCGCGGACGGCGCCGGTCTCCAGCGTGCTCTGCCAGATGAAGCCGCCCTGGGCCGGTTCCCGCCAGCGCAGCGGCGCGTCCTCCGCCGCCAGCAGCAGGTCCATGGACATGACGCGGACGCCGGCCGCGCCGGTGGCCGGGACCACGCCGTCGTCCACCACCCGCAGCGGCTGCCCGGCGGCGCCCAGCATGCGGGCCAGCGAGGGGCCGTTCAGGTCCGCGTCCGCCGCGCCCACCTGCCGCCCGAGCGCGCCCAGCGCGGCGGCCAGGTTGGCGGCCACGGCGCTCTTGCCCACGCCGCCCTTGCCGCTGCCGATCAGGACGGTGGACTGGACGCGTGCAAGCCTTTGGGCGAGCCGGTGCTGCTGCGCCAGCACCTGCTCGAGCACCTCGGCGCCGGCGGGATCGTCGACCTGGTGATAGGTGCGGATACGGCGCATTTACCTGGAAAACGCGTGGTGGTCGGGCAGCTTCACCAAGAGGGGTTCGCAGGTGTCACTGCCCACCTCGACTTCGGGCTCGGGATCACACCTCATGAGTGCCCTGCGGCACGGGTCTTGTGCACGGGATGGGTGGTTCTGCTTCGCAAGCTAGCGGCACACGGCCGGTTGCGCCACGTGGCAGTCCCGGGCATCCCGGGCACTGGACGAGATGAGTGCGGTCCCGACCAGGGTGGTGCCCGGCTGCCGTGGCTACGTCTAACGCCTTCGCAGGCCTGGGGTCCGCAGCCCCGCCCGCCGCCCCGCCGCGGCTCCGGCCCGATGACGCGGCAGGCATGGTCTGGCGGCTCTGGTCCTGGTCATGGCAACCCCAGCGGCGGGCAGTTCCGAAACGCAGGGGGGGCGGGGGGCGGGTGCGGGGGCGCCCCGCTGGGCGCCCCCGCGTACAGGCGTGGGTGTGAAGCGGGGGTCGGGGGAGGGTATGCTCAGGCGATGCCGCGAGTTATGGTGACGACCGGGTAGAGCAGCGC
This window encodes:
- a CDS encoding PCP reductase family protein; this translates as MKFLCIPCDRVMEFAERQIPGDGTMAAVFGCPACGREVALLTNPMETQLVSSLGVKVGGRTVPGQPLELVRSSLAEGRADVFAEGDDAAGAGVAWSEEAATRLANVPAFVRGMVKRIYRDYARERGISLITPAVMDQARSDLGLEGM
- a CDS encoding P-loop NTPase, translated to MRRIRTYHQVDDPAGAEVLEQVLAQQHRLAQRLARVQSTVLIGSGKGGVGKSAVAANLAAALGALGRQVGAADADLNGPSLARMLGAAGQPLRVVDDGVVPATGAAGVRVMSMDLLLAAEDAPLRWREPAQGGFIWQSTLETGAVREFLADTEWGALDYLLVDTPPGTDKLARLLELLPRPEAVLLVTTPSEMSRFVVAKSVRQVRNAGVRVLGLVANMTAYVCEHCGRSQPLFEGEGARRLAEAAGVPLWAEIPFDPRLASTTDAGRPLALDAADAGAGRALRELAERLEHELAAPMPSPGPSPSL